GGTCGCGATTGCGCTCCGCAATCGCTGGCGCCGCCAGCAGTTGACCGGGCCGATGCGCGAGGAGGTTCTGCCGAAGAACATCCTCATGATCGGGCCGACCGGCGTCGGCAAGACCGAGATTTCCCGGCGCCTGGCGAAGCTCGCCGGCGCGCCGTTCCTGAAGATCGAGGCGACGAAGTTCACCGAGGTCGGCTACGTCGGCCGCGACGTCGATTCGATCGTCCGCGATCTCGTCGAGGTCGGCATCGGGCTGGTGCGCGAGCGCCGCCGCAAGGACGTCGCCGCCAAGGCCGAAATGGCCGCGGAGGAACGGGTTCTGGCCGCATTGGTCGGCCCCGCCGCCTCGCCGACGACGCGGGAATCGTTCCGCAAGCGCCTGCGCGACGGCGAGCTCGACGACAAGGAAATCGAGATCGAGGTCAAGGACGGCGCCCCCAACATGCCGCAGTTCGACATGCCCGGCGGTAGCGTCGGCGTCGTCAACATCGGCGAGATGCTCGGCAAGGCATTCGGCGGCCGCACCAAGACGCGCCGCGTCTCGGTCAAGGATTCGCACAACCTGCTGCTCAACGAGGAGTCGGACAAGCTGCTCGACACCGAGGAGGTGACGCGCGAGGCGATCCTCGCCGTCGAGAACGACGGCATCGTCTTCCTCGACGAGATCGACAAGATCGCGCGCGAGGGCAACTTCGGCGGCGGCGTGTCGCGCGAAGGCGTGCAGCGCGACCTGCTGCCGCTGATCGAAGGCACGACGGTGGCGACGAAGTACGGGCCGGTGAAGACCGACCACATCCTCTTCATCGCGTCGGGCGCCTTCCATGTCGCCAAGCCGTCGGACCTGCTGCCTGAGTTGCAGGGCCGTCTGCCGATCCGTGTCGAACTTTCGGCGCTCACCAAGGACGACTTCGTCAAGATCCTGACGGAGACCGAGGCGAGCCTCATCAAGCAGTACATCGCGCTGCTCGGCACCGAGGGCGTCAAGCTCGAGATCACGCCGGACGCCATCGACGCGATCGCGAGCTTTGCCGTCGGCATCAACGCCAGCGTCGAGAACATCGGCGCCCGGCGTCTGCAGACCGTGATGGAGCGGGTGCTGGACGAGGTGTCGTTCACCGCCGCCGACCAGGAAGGCGAGACGGTGGTGATCGACGGCAAGTACGTCGAGGCCCACATCGGCGATCTTGCCCGCAACGTCGACCTGTCGCGGTTCATCCTCTAGGCCGTCCCCACCCGCTAGTCGCCGCGAAAGCGGGGACCCGCGGGTGCCGTGGTGCTGTTCTTCGCCGCGGTGCTTCGCGCTTGAAGTGGATTCTCGCTTTCGCGGGGATGAGCGGAGAGGAACGCAGGTGCTGTGACGGCCGACACAGGCTATGTGCCCGCCGCCTTTCTTCCGTGGCGCCGGCCGGGCTATCATCGCCCGGCCGGTAGCCCGGAATCCGGCCTGTTGTCCGCGTTTGGAGCGTCATGCCGCGTCTGTTGAAGCTCGCCCCGCTGATCGTGTGCCTTGCGCTGGGCGTGGCTTCGTTCGCGGCGGCCGACGATGCGCCGCGGAAGGTCATCGTCGTCCCGCCCGGCAACCGCTCGGCGGTGCAGCCTGAAATTTCGGCGAGCGCGGTCAAGCGGACGGCGGAGACCAAAGGCACCTTCGATTCGAAGTATGCCGCGGTCTATCAGCAGCTCTCGGCCAACCCGGAGGTGATCGGCAAGATCGTCAAAGCCGCCGCGGTCTACGGCATCGATCCGATCCACATCATCGGCGCCATCGTCGGCGAGCACACCTACAACGTCGACGTTTTCGACAGCCTGCAGGGCTACTACGTCAAGGCGCTGTCCTATCTCGGCGCCGGCAACCTGCGTTTTGCCTACAAGGGCGAGGACGTCGAGAAATTCGTCGAGCGGCCGGAGTTTGCGCCGTGCGCGACATCGGCCGACGACTACGACCTGTGGACCTGCCGCGACCGCATCTGGCGCGACGTCTTCCGCGGCAAGAACGTCGGCAGCATCGACTGGCCCGACGACCGCTTCGAGCGCGTGTTCTTCCAGCCGTTCCTCGCCGGGCAGACTTTCGGCCTCGGCCAGCTCTCGCCGCTGGCGGCGCTGTCGGTTTCCGACAGGGTGCACGCCGCCACCGGCCTGCCGCTGCTCGACGTGCAGAAGGCGCCCGAGATCTACGCGGCGGTGATGGATCCCGACAAGACGCTGAACTACATGGCGGCGCTGATCCGCGCCGACATCGACGCCTACCGCGACATCGCCGGCTTCGACATTTCCGGCAACCCCGGCCTGACCGCGACGCTCTACAACACCGGCGAGGCCGAGGAGCGCGCCGGTGTCCTGGCGGCCGAAAACAAGAAGCGCCGCGCTCAGGGCCTGGGGCCAATATTACCGCGCGAAAATTATTACGGCTGGCTGATCAACGACCGGCTGGACGAGCTGCGCAAGCTGCTGCCGACGCCGGTCGTGACACCGCCGCCTACGCCTGCCGCGGTCGAGAAGCCGAAGACGTAACTCCCCTCCCCTCCGCTTTCCCCGCGAAGGCGGGGATCCAGTAGCCGTCAGGTCATTGCGCAATCTGCACCACCTGCGCCCCCGCTTTCGCGGGAGAAGCGGAGGGTGATGCGCGGCGTCGAAGACAGGCGCTGGTTTCATCGCCGCGACAGCGAGTTTCTACTTCACCCGCCTGATCCGCACATACAGCGCTCCCGCGCCGCCATGGTTGCGCGCCGCTTCCTCGAAGCCGATGACCACCGGACGCAGCGCCGGCGAAGCCAGCCAGTGCGGCACCATGCGGCGCAGGATGCCGCGCTCGCCTTCGCGCGCATCGTCGGCCGCCTTGCCCTTGCCGGTGATGACCAGCACGACCTTGGCGCCCTCCATCTGCGCGTCGCGCAGGAACGTCTCGAGCCGGCGCTCGGCGGCGAGCTGCGTCAGGCCGTGCAGGTCGATGCGCCGGTCGATGGCGACGGCGCCGCGCGCCACGCGGCTCCGCGTGCGCCGGTCGAGCGGCGCCAGCGCCGGCGGCGCCTTCGGCGGCGGCGGTTTGGGCGGCACGAATTGCGGCGCCGGCGGCGCCTTCTTTTTCTGCGGCCCCGGCGGCCTCTTCTTTTCCGCCTCGGGCGGCTTCGGCGGTGCCTTCACCGGCGCGATCGGCGCGACGGTCTCCTTGACCTTCTCCCACAGCTCCAGCTCCTCGCCGGTCGGAACGCGCCGGCGGCTCATCGCGCCCTCGGCATGAGCACGACGAAGCGGCCGGGCGCACGCATCGCGCCGGCGATCTCCCCGGCCGCATCGCCCGAGCCGAAGAAGATATCGCCACGCGCGGGTCCGACGATCGCCGACCCGGTGTCCTGCGCCACCATCAGGCGATAGAATGCGCGGCCGGACGGCAGCATCGTCTCGATCCATATCGGCGCGTGGAACGTGTGCACCAGTCGGTCGACCGCGAGGCTGCGGCACGGGGTCAGCGGCACCTTGGCGGCGGCGATGGGGCCGAGCGCTGCATCGCTCACCGGCGCCTCGCGGAAATAGATGTACGAGCGGTTGGCGGCGAGCACGGCCGGCATCTCGTCCGGGTGCGCCGCGAGCCAGGCGCGGATCGTCTGCATCGTCACTGCCTCGCGCGGCACGCCGGCGCGGTCGGCGACGACGCGGCCGATCGGCGTGTACGGGTGCCCGCTTTTGGCGGCATAGGTGACGCGGAGCCTCGCGCCATCGGGCAGGCGGATGCGCGCCGCGCCCTGCACATGGATGAAGAAGGCGTCGACCGGGTCGCGCAGCCAGACAAACTCAAGGTTTTGGCCCTCAAGCGCGCCCGCCATGACGGCGGCGCGATCGTGGTGCTCGGCGAGGCCGGCCGCGGTCTTGCGGGCAAAGCGGAAGCTCGGGTCGAGGCCCGCGACGCTGCCCGGTTCGACCTCGACGAGATCGGCGGGCGGGCGATGGAGCGGCACGGTCAACCCCGCCGTCCGCGTCAGCGAGCCCGCGACCTCGGGCTCGTAGTAGCCGGTGAAGAAGCCTGGCTCGGCGAGAGCGTACGGCACGAATTCCGTCTCGAAGAAGCGGCGCGCGTTTTCCGACACCACGTTTGCGGCGCGCTCGACCAGCGCGGCCAGCGCCGCCGCATCAATGCCCAGTGAACGCGATTTCGGCGGATGCTCCGCGACCACGTCGGCGCCGCGCGCGAAAGCGGCCAGCGCCGCCGCGTGGTCGTCCTCCGCCCAGCCGTGGAGATCGCCGAAGGTGAGCGGTGTCAGTTCGATGCGCCGCCCCTCACCGGATCACTCGACCGATTCGGTCGCCACCAGTTTCCAGTTCGGATCGCGCGAGGTCGTGTCGCGCGCGAAGGTCCACACGTCGGTGACGTCGCCGACGTGCGTCGGATCGCCGTCGATCACCGCGCCCGCCTTGTCGTGCGTCGCCGACACCAGCTTCGACAGGAAGCGGACGGTGATCTGCGCCGTCGTCGCCTTGCCCGAGGCAGCGGTGATGTCGGTCTTGTCGATGCCGACGAACTTGAACTCGATGGTCTCGCCGCGCCCTTCGCGCTCGGTGATCGCGGCGACGAAGCCGTCGAAGACCTCGCGTGACAGGAGCTGCTTCAGCGTCTTGCGGTCGCCCTCGGCGAAGGCGGTGACGATCATCTCGTAGGCGGATTTCGCGCCGGTCACGAACTCCGCCGGGTCGAAGCTCTTGTCGAGCGCGGCGATCGCCTTGAGGCCGTCGCGGAGGGCCGAGCCTTCCGGCGCGATGTTGTTGATGTGCGCCTCGGCGCCGGGCGCGAGCTCGGCGGTGACCGCGGCGCCCGCCGGCGCCGTGCGGCGCGGCAGGCTGATGATCTTGTCGGTGGTCGTGGTGTCGCCGGGCGCGGTCGGCACGCTGTCGCGGCGCGAGTAAGGATCGAACGGCGGCCGCTCGTTGCCGGTGCGCCGGCCGAGCACGTTGCGCAACCGGAGGAACACGACCACCGCGATCACCAGGAAGACGATGCTGTAGATGTCGACGAAACCGCTCATCGCTTGGGAACGCCTTGACGCTGGACTCGTGGGGCCACCTTGGCACGAAAGGCGTGGCGAAATCGATCTGTTCTATATGGGCAACCTTATGGTCGTCTGCCACTCCGTCAAGGCGCCGCATTCCGCCGTTGAGCGCGGCCGCGGGCGCCTTGTCACGCTTCCGGGGGCGTGTTAGCCCAACCGCCGCAAAAGCTGGCCGGACGGGCCGCTTTTAGGGGCAAGTCGTACGAGGAGCGAGTGATGGCGGAACCCGGGAACGTAGGCAGCAACCCGGCGGGCGGCGCCGGCCAGCCGAACCTCAGCGTGCTCACCCAGTACGTCAAGGATTTCTCCTTCGAGAACCCCGGCGCTCCGCAGTCGCTGCGCGCCCGCCAGACGCCGCCGAACATCAACATCTCGATCGGCGTGCAGTCCCAGCCCGTCGGCAACAACGAGGTCGAGGTCGAGTTGCGCATCGACGCCCGCGCCGTTGAGGGCCAGGCCGTGCTGTTCGCGATCGAGCTGGTCTATGCCGGCGTCTTCCGCTTCACCAACATTCCCGGCGAGCAGGTCCGCCCGGTGGCGCTGATCGAGTGCCCGCGGCTGCTCTTCCCCTTCGCGCGGCAGATCGTCGCCGAGGCGAGCCGCAACGGCGGCTTCCCGCCGCTGCTCATCGACCCGGTCGATTTCGTCCAGATGTTCCGTCAGCAGGTGGCGAGCGAAGGCCAGCCGGCCGGCGCACCGAATTAGGCCATTCACTCCGCTTTCCCCCGCGAAGGCGGGGATCCAGGTGCCGAAAATCATTCCACGCCGTGAAGGGAAGCGCTCGTTGCGCTTCCTGGCTCCCCGCTTTCGCGGGGAAATGCGGAGAATGTCAGAGCGCGAATCCCGCCTGCCGCGCCAGATCGGCCAACGCCACATGCGGTCGCGGCCCGATGTGCCCGATCACCTCCGCCGCCGCCATGTTGCCCAGCCGCGCCGCGTCCGTAAGGCTCAAGCCGCGTGTCACGGCATAGAGGAAGCCAGCGGCGAAAAGATCGCCCGCCCCGGTCAGGTCCACGATTTCATCGACCGGCGCGGTCGGCACCGACGTGACACCATCGGGCGTCACCACCAGCGCGCCATCGGCGCCGACTGTCACCGCCGTCAGCCCGCAATCCTGCCGCACCGCCGCCACGGCCGCATCGAGGCTCGAGGTCGTGTACAGCGACTTCACCTCGGAGTCGTTGGCGAAGAGGATGTCGACCGTGCGCGTGCGGATCAGGTCGAGGAACTCGGCGCGATAGCGGTCCACGCAGAACGCGTCCGACAGCGTAATCGAAACTTTGCGCCCGGCGGCATGCGCGATCTCGGCGGCGCGGCGGAAGGCTTTCTTCGCCTCCGGCGGATCCCAGAGATAGCCTTCGAGGTAGGTGACCGCCGAGGCCTGCACGACGTCGGCATCGATATCGGCGGGCGTGAGCATCTGGCAGGCGCCGAGATATGTGTTCATCGTCCGCTCGCCGTCGGGCGTAATCAGGATCATCGATTGCGCAGTGGGCGCGCCTTTCGGCAGCGGTGCCGTCGCGAAATGCACGCCGGTCCTCGCCATGTCGCTCTTGTAGAGATGACCGAGCGGATCGTCGGCGACCTTGCCGATGAAGGCGGCGCGGCCGCCGAGCGACGCGACGCCGGCGGCGGTGTTGCCGGCCGAGCCGCCGCTCCGCTCGATCGCGTCGGGGATATGCCGGTGCAGCGTCTGGGCGCGCGCCGCATCGACGAGGTGCATCGTGCCCTTGGCGAGATTTTCCGACACGAGGAAATCGTCCTCGATGGTCGCCAGCACGTCGACGATGGCATTGCCGATGCCGAGCACGTCGTAGCGGATTTCGGGCATGGGCAGCGGGCACTCGTCGGGCGGG
The sequence above is drawn from the Bauldia sp. genome and encodes:
- a CDS encoding MltA domain-containing protein — translated: MVAEHPPKSRSLGIDAAALAALVERAANVVSENARRFFETEFVPYALAEPGFFTGYYEPEVAGSLTRTAGLTVPLHRPPADLVEVEPGSVAGLDPSFRFARKTAAGLAEHHDRAAVMAGALEGQNLEFVWLRDPVDAFFIHVQGAARIRLPDGARLRVTYAAKSGHPYTPIGRVVADRAGVPREAVTMQTIRAWLAAHPDEMPAVLAANRSYIYFREAPVSDAALGPIAAAKVPLTPCRSLAVDRLVHTFHAPIWIETMLPSGRAFYRLMVAQDTGSAIVGPARGDIFFGSGDAAGEIAGAMRAPGRFVVLMPRAR
- the secB gene encoding protein-export chaperone SecB, with protein sequence MAEPGNVGSNPAGGAGQPNLSVLTQYVKDFSFENPGAPQSLRARQTPPNINISIGVQSQPVGNNEVEVELRIDARAVEGQAVLFAIELVYAGVFRFTNIPGEQVRPVALIECPRLLFPFARQIVAEASRNGGFPPLLIDPVDFVQMFRQQVASEGQPAGAPN
- a CDS encoding adenosine kinase, translating into MPEIRYDVLGIGNAIVDVLATIEDDFLVSENLAKGTMHLVDAARAQTLHRHIPDAIERSGGSAGNTAAGVASLGGRAAFIGKVADDPLGHLYKSDMARTGVHFATAPLPKGAPTAQSMILITPDGERTMNTYLGACQMLTPADIDADVVQASAVTYLEGYLWDPPEAKKAFRRAAEIAHAAGRKVSITLSDAFCVDRYRAEFLDLIRTRTVDILFANDSEVKSLYTTSSLDAAVAAVRQDCGLTAVTVGADGALVVTPDGVTSVPTAPVDEIVDLTGAGDLFAAGFLYAVTRGLSLTDAARLGNMAAAEVIGHIGPRPHVALADLARQAGFAL
- a CDS encoding Tim44/TimA family putative adaptor protein translates to MSGFVDIYSIVFLVIAVVVFLRLRNVLGRRTGNERPPFDPYSRRDSVPTAPGDTTTTDKIISLPRRTAPAGAAVTAELAPGAEAHINNIAPEGSALRDGLKAIAALDKSFDPAEFVTGAKSAYEMIVTAFAEGDRKTLKQLLSREVFDGFVAAITEREGRGETIEFKFVGIDKTDITAASGKATTAQITVRFLSKLVSATHDKAGAVIDGDPTHVGDVTDVWTFARDTTSRDPNWKLVATESVE
- a CDS encoding DUF1402 family protein, which translates into the protein MPRLLKLAPLIVCLALGVASFAAADDAPRKVIVVPPGNRSAVQPEISASAVKRTAETKGTFDSKYAAVYQQLSANPEVIGKIVKAAAVYGIDPIHIIGAIVGEHTYNVDVFDSLQGYYVKALSYLGAGNLRFAYKGEDVEKFVERPEFAPCATSADDYDLWTCRDRIWRDVFRGKNVGSIDWPDDRFERVFFQPFLAGQTFGLGQLSPLAALSVSDRVHAATGLPLLDVQKAPEIYAAVMDPDKTLNYMAALIRADIDAYRDIAGFDISGNPGLTATLYNTGEAEERAGVLAAENKKRRAQGLGPILPRENYYGWLINDRLDELRKLLPTPVVTPPPTPAAVEKPKT
- a CDS encoding Smr/MutS family protein, producing the protein MSRRRVPTGEELELWEKVKETVAPIAPVKAPPKPPEAEKKRPPGPQKKKAPPAPQFVPPKPPPPKAPPALAPLDRRTRSRVARGAVAIDRRIDLHGLTQLAAERRLETFLRDAQMEGAKVVLVITGKGKAADDAREGERGILRRMVPHWLASPALRPVVIGFEEAARNHGGAGALYVRIRRVK
- the hslU gene encoding ATP-dependent protease ATPase subunit HslU, with protein sequence MTTFSPREIVSELDRFIIGQHDAKRAVAIALRNRWRRQQLTGPMREEVLPKNILMIGPTGVGKTEISRRLAKLAGAPFLKIEATKFTEVGYVGRDVDSIVRDLVEVGIGLVRERRRKDVAAKAEMAAEERVLAALVGPAASPTTRESFRKRLRDGELDDKEIEIEVKDGAPNMPQFDMPGGSVGVVNIGEMLGKAFGGRTKTRRVSVKDSHNLLLNEESDKLLDTEEVTREAILAVENDGIVFLDEIDKIAREGNFGGGVSREGVQRDLLPLIEGTTVATKYGPVKTDHILFIASGAFHVAKPSDLLPELQGRLPIRVELSALTKDDFVKILTETEASLIKQYIALLGTEGVKLEITPDAIDAIASFAVGINASVENIGARRLQTVMERVLDEVSFTAADQEGETVVIDGKYVEAHIGDLARNVDLSRFIL